From Cygnus atratus isolate AKBS03 ecotype Queensland, Australia chromosome 1, CAtr_DNAZoo_HiC_assembly, whole genome shotgun sequence, the proteins below share one genomic window:
- the RPS19BP1 gene encoding active regulator of SIRT1, translated as MSASLLRRGLELLEAQGRGKAPPGLQPGSGGPRTRRRKAAPGPGKSKATIKGRVVKSAIEEYHKKKAVSHLRENLQYMTSGRCVADKAVTQQVLTQNRGRKSKDRPPEKKAKKKPEGTVFTEEDFRKFEREYFGTL; from the exons ATGTCGGCATCGCTGCTGCGGAggggcctggagctgctggaggcgCAGG GCCGCGGGAAGGCCCCGCCCGGCCTCCAGCCGGGGAGCGGCGGCCCCAGGACGCGGCGGAGGAAGGCGGCGCCTGGGCCGGGGAAGAGCAAGGCCACGATTAAGGGCAGGGTCGTGAAGTCGGCGATAG AGGAGTATCACAAGAAGAAGGCCGTGAGTCACTTGAGAGAAAACCTGCAGTACATGACGAGTGGACGATGTGTGGCAGACAAAGCTGTCACCCAACAA GTTCTTACCCAGAACAGAGGTAGGAAGTCCAAAGATCGACCTCCAGAGAAGAAGGCGAAGAAGAAGCCTGAGGGCACTGTATTTACAGAGGAAGATTTCCGTAAATTTGAGAGAGAATACTTCGGGACACTGTAA
- the ATF4 gene encoding cyclic AMP-dependent transcription factor ATF-4 has translation MSLLNNEMLLGVSSPFSQPCSVAEESLGLLDDYLEVAEPLSSHGFSSDKAKAVSSNWLAVDSLGNTIDSSQEDAFSGMEWMVEKMDLKEFDFDALLGMEHLDATVSPDELMATLEDTCDLLFNPTTQEFHCKEPPLIPDLITNLPESPIGADPMAPLASLWTFPLSPGSLTSTPDHSFSLELGSEVDVLEGERKLEGGPTFVVVITKSEKEEENHSDDSGICMSPDSYLGTPQHSPTNSLGSLNDNQFPADASCGSVRSKPYDHPAEKVVSAKMKGEKKIDKKLKKMEQNKTAATRYRQKKRAEQEALSGECRDLEQKNQALKEKADSLSKEIQYLKDLIEEVRKAKVKRARVPE, from the exons ATGAGCCTCTTGAACAACGAGATGCTGTTGGGGGTGTCATCCCCCTTCAGCCAGCCGTGTTCGGTGGCTGAGGAAAGTCTGGGACTCCTAGATGACTACCTGGAGGTGGCCGAGCCCCTCAGTTCGCATGGGTTCTCCAGCGACAAGGCTAAGGCAGTCTCCTCCAATTGGCTCGCTGTGGACAGTTTAGGCAACACCATAGATAGCAGCCAGG AGGATGCCTTCTCTGGCATGGAGTGGATGGTGGAGAAGATGGATCTGAAGGAATTTGATTTTGATGCCCTGTTAGGTATGGAACATCTGGACGCCACCGTCTCACCAGACGAGCTGATGGCCACGTTGGAAGACACGTGTGATCTCCTATTTAACCCTACCACCCAGGAATTTCACTGCAAAGAACCTCCACTGATCCCTGACCTAATCACCAATCTCCCTGAATCTCCAATTGGAGCAGATCCAATGGCCCCATTGGCTTCCCTCTGgacttttcccctctccccagggTCTCTTACTTCTACTCCAGACCATTCATTTAGTTTAGAACTAGGTAGTGAAGTGGATGttctggaaggagaaagaaaactggaggGGGGCCCCACCTTTGTGGTAGTGATCACTAAGtctgagaaggaggaggagaaccaTTCTGATGATAGTGGAATATGCATGAGCCCAGACTCCTACCTGGGAACACCCCAACACAGTCCTACCAATTCACTTGGATCCCTCAATGACAACCAGTTCCCTGCAGATGCCAGCTGTGGCTCTGTGCGGTCCAAACCCTATGATCATCCTGCTGAGAAGGTAGTGTCAGCAaagatgaaaggagaaaagaaaatagataagaaactgaaaaagatgGAGCAGAATAAGACAGCTGCCACACGTTACCGACAGAAGAAGAGGGCAGAACAGGAGGCGCTGTCTGGGGAGTGCAGAGACTTGGAGCAGAAGAATCAGGCcctgaaagagaaagcagattCCCTGAGTAAGGAAATTCAGTACCTAAAAGATCTGATTGAAGAGGTCCGGAAGGCCAAGGTCAAAAGAGCTAGGGTCCCTGAGTAG